The Pelistega ratti genome window below encodes:
- a CDS encoding Bug family tripartite tricarboxylate transporter substrate binding protein yields the protein MIKLTKQPTTLISACLLSLSLLSPVSAQEQPKKPECIAPAQPGGGFDLTCRVALNGFQQTGILTEPMRTLYMPGGVGAVAYNNIVAQRPDDPNAIVAFSGGSLLNLAQGKFGKYNVNDVRWLAAIGSDYGVAIVRNDSPYTDLNSLMQAFKEDPRKIILGAGGSVGSQDWMKAALTAKAAGVDYKKMRFVAFEGGGEAVTALRGGHIQAYMGDAAEARTLIDGGAPIRILAVFHDERLPGTLSNIPTAKEQGYDIQWPIIRGFYVGPKITDEQYQFWVNAFDKLMQTPEFAQLQEQQGLFPFNKTGAELDTFVKERVEKYKALADSFGLIKK from the coding sequence ATGATAAAACTAACCAAACAACCTACCACACTTATCAGTGCTTGCTTACTAAGCCTATCCCTACTTAGCCCAGTATCCGCACAAGAACAACCCAAAAAACCAGAATGTATTGCCCCTGCACAACCCGGTGGTGGATTTGACCTTACCTGCCGAGTCGCCCTAAACGGCTTTCAACAAACAGGCATCTTAACCGAACCCATGCGTACACTCTATATGCCCGGTGGAGTTGGTGCTGTTGCCTATAACAATATCGTAGCTCAACGTCCTGATGACCCTAACGCTATCGTTGCCTTCTCTGGCGGTTCATTACTCAACCTAGCACAAGGAAAATTTGGAAAATACAATGTCAATGATGTCCGCTGGTTAGCCGCCATTGGTAGCGATTACGGTGTTGCCATTGTCCGAAACGATTCCCCTTACACCGACCTAAATTCCCTTATGCAAGCCTTTAAAGAAGACCCTCGTAAGATTATTCTTGGTGCAGGCGGTTCTGTTGGTAGCCAAGACTGGATGAAAGCCGCTCTCACTGCCAAAGCAGCAGGGGTTGATTATAAAAAAATGCGTTTTGTTGCCTTTGAAGGAGGTGGTGAAGCCGTTACCGCTCTGCGTGGTGGACATATCCAAGCCTATATGGGCGATGCCGCAGAAGCACGTACATTAATAGATGGCGGGGCACCTATTCGTATTCTCGCTGTATTCCATGATGAACGCTTACCCGGTACTTTATCGAATATCCCTACTGCCAAAGAGCAAGGCTATGATATTCAATGGCCCATTATCCGTGGCTTTTATGTCGGGCCTAAAATCACCGATGAGCAGTACCAATTCTGGGTCAATGCCTTTGATAAACTCATGCAAACACCCGAATTTGCTCAACTACAAGAGCAACAAGGATTATTCCCTTTTAATAAAACGGGAGCAGAACTTGATACATTCGTAAAAGAACGTGTTGAAAAATACAAGGCACTAGCAGACTCTTTTGGTTTAATTAAAAAATAA
- a CDS encoding sensor histidine kinase has product MKQHYTSLKSTLLWLLIPIFIAITIVFLLVSTQELKTQINQAFDRTLAGALRSIEVNIHTDHGGLSMEQPFYLFEFLALTTQSPVYFRVATEDGLTELGYAAIPLPEQALQDKPIFYNSTYFGESIRVAAIAIYPKNTLHYAPDTKLIIQVAELSSARQDFIKKMLWQTLIKDIVILIILAIIIWVGILMALKPLKKLSHKINARHENDLSPILADHIPQEIQPLVNALNLHMERYTQKSQRQRQFLDDASHQLRTPLAVLNTQISYAQSLISQEHELNDVLTAMQKKISTTINLTNQLLTLAKVQDLADNHTTYFTHEVFDLTLLTRHTVNELLPLARQKRIDYGLDIPDTPIYITGIPWLIKEALSNLIHNAIQYTPQESHITIAIRTTLNTVELCVEDNGIGMSTQEIEEAGKRFQRGQAAQTQQGSGLGLAIVKTIAEINHATLTFVSRPTYQGLKVSLHFPISC; this is encoded by the coding sequence ATGAAACAGCACTATACCAGTTTAAAATCAACCTTATTATGGCTATTAATCCCTATCTTTATCGCCATTACCATTGTCTTTTTACTGGTTTCTACACAAGAATTAAAAACACAAATCAATCAAGCATTTGATCGAACACTAGCAGGGGCATTACGTTCTATAGAAGTGAATATTCATACCGACCACGGTGGATTATCCATGGAACAACCCTTTTATTTATTTGAGTTCTTAGCCCTAACCACCCAAAGTCCTGTTTATTTTCGTGTTGCCACAGAAGATGGGCTAACCGAACTAGGATATGCCGCTATCCCACTTCCCGAACAAGCACTACAAGATAAACCCATTTTTTACAACAGCACTTACTTTGGTGAATCCATCCGTGTTGCTGCAATAGCTATCTATCCCAAAAACACCTTACACTATGCTCCCGATACAAAACTAATTATTCAAGTCGCCGAACTATCCTCTGCTCGTCAAGACTTTATCAAAAAAATGCTTTGGCAAACACTCATAAAAGATATTGTCATACTCATCATACTTGCTATTATTATTTGGGTTGGTATTTTGATGGCTTTAAAACCATTAAAAAAGCTCAGCCATAAAATTAATGCACGGCATGAAAACGATCTTAGCCCTATTCTGGCAGACCATATCCCACAAGAAATTCAACCCCTTGTCAATGCATTAAACCTACATATGGAACGTTATACCCAAAAAAGCCAACGACAACGACAATTTCTTGATGATGCCTCTCACCAGCTTCGTACCCCATTAGCTGTTTTGAATACCCAAATTAGCTATGCACAAAGCCTTATTTCCCAAGAACATGAATTAAATGATGTACTGACTGCGATGCAAAAGAAAATCAGTACAACCATTAACCTTACTAATCAATTACTCACATTAGCTAAAGTACAAGACTTAGCAGATAACCATACCACTTACTTTACACATGAAGTATTTGACCTTACTCTATTAACCAGACACACCGTCAATGAATTACTCCCCTTAGCACGACAAAAAAGAATAGATTATGGACTGGATATACCCGACACCCCTATTTACATTACCGGTATCCCTTGGTTAATAAAAGAAGCCCTCAGTAACCTTATTCATAATGCTATCCAATATACCCCTCAAGAAAGTCATATCACTATTGCTATTAGAACAACCTTAAATACTGTTGAACTATGTGTAGAGGATAATGGTATAGGTATGAGTACACAAGAAATAGAAGAAGCGGGTAAGCGTTTTCAACGAGGACAGGCAGCCCAAACACAACAAGGTTCAGGACTAGGACTTGCTATTGTCAAAACCATTGCAGAGATTAACCATGCTACACTCACCTTTGTTTCACGACCTACCTATCAAGGTTTAAAAGTATCACTGCACTTTCCAATATCTTGCTAA
- a CDS encoding ABC transporter ATP-binding protein, whose translation MINVKNVSKKYHTNNGWRTVLQDINFELKKGEKIGILGRNGAGKSTLIRLISGVEAPTSGEITHSMSISWPLAFSGAFQGSLTGMDNLRFICRIYGIDIHSAKAFTEEFSELGDYLYEPVKKYSSGMKARLAFAISLSVEFDCYLIDEIIAVGDSRFADKCKYELFEKRKDRSIILVSHSPNAIKTYCENAMVLEQGIMHQFDNMENAYQFYNQLK comes from the coding sequence ATGATTAACGTAAAAAATGTCAGTAAAAAATATCATACCAATAATGGTTGGCGTACGGTACTACAAGATATTAATTTTGAACTTAAAAAGGGGGAAAAAATTGGTATTTTAGGTCGTAATGGTGCAGGGAAATCAACTCTTATCCGTCTTATCAGTGGTGTAGAAGCCCCCACATCAGGCGAAATCACACATTCCATGAGCATTTCATGGCCACTAGCCTTTAGCGGAGCTTTTCAAGGGAGCTTAACAGGAATGGATAATCTACGCTTTATTTGTCGTATTTACGGCATAGATATTCATTCTGCCAAAGCATTTACTGAAGAATTTTCAGAACTGGGGGATTATCTCTATGAACCTGTCAAAAAATACTCTTCAGGTATGAAAGCCCGTTTAGCCTTTGCCATATCACTTTCTGTTGAATTTGATTGCTATCTTATTGACGAAATTATTGCTGTAGGCGATTCACGTTTTGCCGATAAGTGTAAGTATGAATTATTTGAAAAACGCAAAGATCGATCGATTATCCTTGTATCCCATAGCCCTAACGCGATTAAAACTTATTGTGAAAATGCAATGGTATTAGAACAAGGCATTATGCACCAATTTGATAATATGGAAAATGCCTATCAATTCTATAATCAACTTAAATAA
- a CDS encoding tripartite tricarboxylate transporter TctB family protein — MPLNDRTLGFFALLFAIFLTLFGYSLDAEFSYEPVGPKAFPLLIALIIGICGLVLIKKGGHPIKSNPPHANFRIFTMLIYITAYAFLFQWLGFILSTSLMTIFVAHLFGGSWKKSVIGGIGMGILFFLLFDKGLDVILPTGILGDLL; from the coding sequence ATGCCACTCAATGACCGTACGCTAGGTTTTTTTGCCTTACTTTTTGCTATTTTTTTGACCCTTTTTGGTTATTCACTTGACGCAGAATTTTCTTACGAACCTGTAGGGCCAAAAGCATTTCCCTTACTCATTGCACTTATTATTGGTATTTGTGGATTAGTCTTGATTAAAAAGGGAGGTCATCCTATCAAATCGAATCCCCCTCACGCCAATTTTCGTATTTTTACCATGCTGATTTACATAACAGCCTATGCCTTTCTTTTCCAATGGTTAGGCTTTATTCTATCCACCTCATTAATGACTATTTTTGTCGCCCATCTTTTTGGAGGATCATGGAAAAAATCCGTTATTGGCGGTATAGGTATGGGTATCCTCTTTTTTCTCTTATTTGATAAAGGGCTTGACGTTATTCTTCCGACTGGCATTTTAGGAGATTTACTATGA
- a CDS encoding ABC transporter permease, whose product MQYGKQTTLKQSVIIQLRVIFALLMREIITRYGRKNIGFLWLFIEPLLMTGLIVLLWGLIRASQVSTLNITAFMVTGYPLMMMWRNASNRTIGAISANISLLYHRNVRILDTIFARILLEVAGATIAQIVLMVGLIIFDLIPMPADVLYMLNAWLLMALFATGLGLIICYIAYHSDAFGKIWSTVSFLMMPLSGAFIFVHSLPSHIQPYALWIPMIHGTEMFRHGYFGETVTTYENITFLIVSDLVLLLMGLLLIRRLSRGVEPQ is encoded by the coding sequence ATGCAATACGGTAAACAAACGACATTAAAGCAATCGGTTATTATTCAATTGCGCGTTATTTTTGCTTTGCTAATGCGTGAAATTATCACACGGTATGGACGCAAAAATATCGGTTTCTTATGGCTCTTTATTGAACCCTTATTAATGACAGGTTTAATTGTATTACTCTGGGGGCTTATACGTGCCAGCCAAGTGTCCACACTGAATATTACTGCCTTTATGGTAACTGGGTATCCGCTAATGATGATGTGGCGTAATGCCTCTAATCGTACTATTGGTGCTATTTCCGCTAATATCAGCCTACTCTATCATCGTAATGTACGTATATTAGATACGATTTTTGCTCGTATCTTACTTGAGGTTGCTGGTGCGACAATTGCTCAAATTGTTCTAATGGTAGGGCTTATCATATTTGATCTCATACCTATGCCTGCTGATGTACTCTATATGTTGAATGCATGGTTACTAATGGCACTATTTGCCACAGGATTAGGACTTATTATCTGCTATATTGCCTATCACTCTGATGCGTTTGGCAAAATTTGGAGTACCGTCAGCTTTTTGATGATGCCACTTTCAGGGGCTTTTATTTTTGTCCACTCTTTACCCAGTCATATACAACCCTATGCCCTATGGATTCCCATGATTCACGGCACCGAAATGTTCCGTCATGGTTATTTTGGCGAAACAGTGACGACTTATGAAAACATTACTTTTCTTATCGTCAGTGACCTTGTTTTATTATTAATGGGTTTACTACTCATTAGGCGATTAAGTCGTGGAGTTGAACCACAATGA
- a CDS encoding DUF4261 domain-containing protein produces the protein MNKEENSTGSFIAFVLLSDTQWDINQLINDCKTDWNIELPNDSQDNTLYTKIGDMTLVISLMPIPIPNKEVEYHAATNYMWEDAVEISKSHKAHLLVSVLGKDANVLDKGKLFTKVISSCLKQENTIAVYTDGAVFQPQFYREVASIMQQDENTLPILNWVWFGIYHTDEFAGIYTYGMRKFGKEEIEVYASNADLIEIRNFLLDVVAYILDANITLQDGETIGFSAEQKLSITLSDAIALDGKSLKIQYPQ, from the coding sequence ATGAACAAAGAAGAAAATTCAACAGGGTCTTTTATTGCCTTTGTACTACTTTCCGATACTCAATGGGACATCAATCAACTGATAAACGATTGTAAAACAGACTGGAATATAGAATTACCTAATGATAGCCAAGACAATACACTATACACCAAGATTGGTGATATGACGCTTGTCATCTCTCTTATGCCAATTCCCATTCCAAACAAAGAAGTCGAATACCATGCAGCCACAAACTATATGTGGGAAGATGCAGTAGAAATAAGCAAAAGCCATAAAGCACATCTTTTAGTTTCTGTACTTGGAAAAGATGCCAATGTATTAGACAAAGGGAAGTTATTTACTAAGGTTATTTCTTCCTGCTTAAAACAGGAAAATACGATTGCTGTTTATACAGATGGAGCCGTATTCCAGCCACAATTTTATAGAGAAGTCGCTTCAATTATGCAGCAAGACGAAAACACTCTACCTATATTAAATTGGGTATGGTTTGGTATCTATCATACGGATGAATTTGCTGGTATCTATACCTATGGAATGAGAAAATTTGGAAAAGAAGAAATTGAGGTATATGCAAGCAATGCTGATTTAATTGAGATTCGTAATTTTCTATTAGATGTCGTTGCGTATATTTTAGACGCTAATATAACACTACAAGATGGTGAAACTATCGGTTTCTCAGCAGAACAAAAACTCAGTATCACCCTTAGTGATGCGATTGCATTAGATGGTAAGAGTTTAAAAATTCAATACCCTCAATAG
- a CDS encoding capsule biosynthesis protein, translated as MKLFKKTNKLFALTVLIPTFCAFFYFSFWASDIYISESSFVVRSPNNQAALSGMGAVLQNVGFSRSQDDSYTVREYMTSRNALSQLEQKLPLREFYNKGDIFSRFAPFGIGESNEEFFRYFRHKESVSLDSVSGITTLRIRAFDAEAAQQINMELLQQGETLINRLNERARHDTIAFAEQAVQEATTRVEETANALTQYRINNVVFDVQAQSEVQLALISKLQSELINIQTQLDQVRSISPANPQVKTLKAREASIQEEMQKQIQQVLGGGDSTANQTAEYQRLVLDNTLAQQQLTSAMTTLHNTKNEAERQQLYLEVIEQPSKPDFAVEPYRLYNILATLIIGLMLYGILTLLLASIKEHKN; from the coding sequence ATGAAATTATTTAAAAAAACCAATAAATTATTCGCTTTAACCGTATTAATCCCTACCTTTTGTGCCTTTTTTTATTTTAGCTTTTGGGCTTCTGATATTTATATTTCAGAGTCTAGCTTTGTTGTCCGTTCACCCAATAATCAAGCCGCTCTTAGTGGCATGGGTGCTGTACTACAAAATGTAGGATTTTCTCGTTCACAAGACGATAGTTATACTGTGCGTGAATACATGACTTCACGTAATGCCTTATCACAGCTAGAACAAAAACTACCCTTGCGTGAATTTTATAATAAAGGTGATATATTTAGCCGTTTTGCACCTTTTGGTATTGGAGAATCTAACGAAGAATTCTTTCGCTATTTTCGCCATAAAGAGTCGGTAAGTTTAGACTCTGTATCGGGGATTACCACATTACGTATTCGTGCTTTTGACGCAGAAGCTGCACAACAAATAAATATGGAATTACTCCAACAAGGCGAAACCTTGATCAATCGACTGAATGAACGGGCTCGCCATGATACGATTGCATTTGCAGAACAAGCTGTCCAAGAAGCCACTACTCGGGTAGAAGAAACCGCCAATGCCTTAACACAATACCGTATTAATAATGTTGTCTTTGATGTACAAGCACAGTCTGAAGTACAACTAGCACTTATTTCTAAACTACAAAGTGAACTCATTAATATCCAGACTCAATTGGATCAAGTTCGCTCTATATCTCCTGCTAACCCTCAAGTCAAAACATTAAAAGCAAGAGAAGCCAGTATCCAAGAAGAGATGCAGAAACAAATCCAACAAGTCCTTGGAGGTGGCGATTCTACGGCTAACCAAACCGCAGAATATCAACGCCTTGTATTAGATAATACACTCGCCCAACAACAACTCACCAGTGCGATGACAACACTACACAATACTAAAAATGAGGCAGAACGCCAACAGCTTTACTTAGAGGTTATTGAGCAACCAAGTAAACCTGATTTTGCCGTAGAACCTTATCGTCTCTATAATATTCTTGCCACCCTTATTATCGGCTTAATGTTATATGGCATATTAACCTTATTATTAGCTAGTATTAAAGAGCATAAAAACTAA
- a CDS encoding Txe/YoeB family addiction module toxin, whose product MKIIFSTHAWEDYLYWQTIDKQILKRINKLIKDIQGTPFEGLGKPEPLKFNLSGFWSRRITEEHRLVYEVQADSLFIIACRYHY is encoded by the coding sequence ATGAAAATTATATTTTCAACACATGCTTGGGAAGACTATCTCTACTGGCAAACAATAGATAAGCAGATACTTAAACGAATTAACAAATTAATAAAAGATATACAAGGAACACCTTTTGAGGGACTAGGAAAACCAGAACCACTTAAATTTAATCTATCAGGTTTTTGGTCTAGACGAATAACAGAGGAACATAGATTAGTCTATGAAGTCCAAGCCGATAGTTTATTTATTATCGCTTGTAGGTATCATTACTAG
- a CDS encoding copper chaperone PCu(A)C, with the protein MFSLKKVSLLTASLLGAMAIAQPALAHSGHDHSGQAAHHHASHHSASHKESAVKLEVSNCWGRLNNEQHPSALYVNFKNTEDTPAYVVGIKSSHFEKTVLHESYEEDGMMGMRHVAEVEIPAKGAVEFKPGGYHYMLYKPSNVKQGDKIPFTFLLSNGHELSAECVMKSPKSRSFND; encoded by the coding sequence ATGTTTTCGCTAAAAAAAGTATCTCTTTTGACGGCATCTTTACTCGGTGCAATGGCTATCGCTCAACCTGCACTTGCACATTCTGGTCATGATCATTCAGGACAAGCAGCACATCATCATGCTTCTCACCATTCTGCTAGCCATAAAGAAAGTGCAGTAAAGTTAGAGGTATCTAACTGCTGGGGACGCTTAAATAATGAACAACATCCATCAGCACTCTATGTTAATTTTAAAAATACAGAAGATACTCCAGCTTATGTAGTGGGTATAAAATCATCTCATTTTGAGAAAACTGTACTACATGAAAGCTACGAAGAAGACGGTATGATGGGTATGCGTCATGTAGCAGAAGTAGAAATTCCTGCTAAAGGCGCTGTAGAGTTTAAACCGGGTGGCTATCACTATATGCTCTATAAACCAAGCAATGTTAAGCAAGGGGATAAAATACCTTTCACATTCTTACTAAGCAATGGTCATGAGCTTAGTGCCGAATGTGTGATGAAAAGCCCTAAATCACGTTCATTTAATGATTAA
- a CDS encoding type II toxin-antitoxin system prevent-host-death family antitoxin — translation MHTITYTEARQNLSKRMQQTIDNQEAILITRSRGGNCVLMSEEQYSALQETAYLLRSPKNVKRLLESIEELKSNQGIELTELSE, via the coding sequence ATGCACACAATTACATATACCGAAGCACGCCAAAATCTATCAAAACGAATGCAACAAACCATTGATAATCAAGAAGCTATCCTTATCACTCGTTCTCGAGGAGGCAATTGTGTATTAATGTCTGAAGAACAGTATAGTGCTTTACAAGAAACAGCCTATCTTTTACGTTCCCCCAAAAATGTAAAACGTTTATTAGAATCGATTGAAGAATTAAAATCCAATCAAGGCATAGAACTAACAGAGTTATCAGAATGA
- a CDS encoding response regulator — protein MRILLIEDDPDLAHWLSKALHKNAGFNVEWVNDGLLAYKQLHLEEFDAIVLDLGIPSLDGYSLLNKLRTEDNHTPILVLTARDSLATRVNTLDSGADDFLPKPFMMEELIARLSALIRRSRGKDKPSMSCGSLRYDTSSKCFFLASIPLSLTPRESEVLRILLQKSGEPINKQFILDRLTNIDEHFNLDAIEVIIHRLRKKLHQSDIQITTLRGIGYCLEPVTPPLSNQQP, from the coding sequence ATGCGTATTTTATTGATTGAAGATGATCCTGATTTAGCCCATTGGTTATCAAAAGCCCTACATAAAAATGCAGGATTTAATGTTGAATGGGTGAATGATGGACTACTCGCTTATAAGCAATTACATCTTGAAGAATTTGATGCGATTGTTCTTGATTTGGGCATTCCTTCTTTAGATGGTTATTCCTTATTAAACAAACTTCGTACCGAAGATAATCACACCCCTATATTAGTCCTCACCGCAAGAGATTCTCTGGCAACACGCGTGAATACCTTAGATAGCGGAGCAGATGATTTTTTACCTAAACCCTTTATGATGGAAGAGCTTATTGCCCGTCTCAGTGCCTTAATTCGCCGTAGTAGAGGAAAAGACAAACCCAGCATGAGTTGCGGTAGTCTGCGATATGACACCAGTAGTAAGTGTTTTTTTCTTGCCTCAATCCCTCTTTCACTCACCCCCAGAGAGAGTGAAGTTCTCCGTATTCTTTTACAAAAAAGTGGAGAACCCATTAATAAACAATTTATCCTTGATCGCTTAACCAATATTGATGAACATTTTAATCTTGATGCAATTGAAGTCATTATCCATCGTTTACGCAAAAAACTACATCAAAGCGATATACAAATTACAACACTCAGAGGGATTGGTTACTGCTTAGAACCCGTCACACCTCCCCTTTCAAATCAGCAACCATAA
- a CDS encoding type II toxin-antitoxin system YafQ family toxin encodes MIKAIAQSKTLTIAYTKDFKKDFDKLSLKQVLSTEFTEVMYHLQHGLPLPEKYRDHPLKGKMKAYRDCHIQNDLVLIYSIKDGVLTLIRLNSHSEIFN; translated from the coding sequence ATGATTAAAGCAATAGCACAGTCTAAAACGCTTACCATAGCTTATACCAAAGATTTTAAGAAAGACTTTGATAAACTTAGTCTCAAGCAAGTGCTTTCAACAGAATTTACTGAAGTTATGTATCATCTTCAGCATGGGTTACCTCTACCTGAAAAGTATAGAGATCATCCATTAAAAGGAAAGATGAAGGCATATCGTGATTGTCATATACAAAATGATTTAGTGCTGATTTATAGTATTAAAGATGGTGTATTAACCCTTATTCGTTTGAATTCTCATTCAGAAATTTTTAATTGA
- a CDS encoding type II toxin-antitoxin system RelB/DinJ family antitoxin yields MANLNSASFSFRLAPSVKAEAFSVIEHYGLTPSQVLNVFLTQIANTKRIPVDLSYLEPNVTTLRSMQDAEEGNVEMIEPSDMSIAEALLKVPDIS; encoded by the coding sequence ATGGCAAATTTAAATAGTGCTTCTTTTAGTTTTCGGTTAGCACCATCCGTTAAAGCGGAAGCATTTAGTGTAATTGAGCATTATGGTTTGACCCCATCACAAGTGCTAAACGTATTTTTGACACAAATTGCAAATACAAAGAGAATTCCTGTCGATTTATCCTATTTAGAGCCAAATGTCACCACATTGCGATCAATGCAAGATGCGGAAGAAGGTAATGTAGAAATGATTGAACCATCTGATATGAGTATTGCTGAGGCTTTGCTTAAAGTACCTGACATATCCTAA